From the Triticum urartu cultivar G1812 chromosome 4, Tu2.1, whole genome shotgun sequence genome, the window GAAAAGGACAATGCTCATCAAGATTTTAGACATTGGCTTGTGCAATATTGTTTATAAAATCATCACTAAAACATTGGCTGGCTCAAAATCCACCTCCCAAATTATATCCATGAAACCGAACAAGCTTTCATTCAGGGTAGAAGAATCCCCAATAATATTATCATCGGCCAAGAGATCACACATTCGTTTCAACTATCATAAATCTATTATTTTAAAAATTGATTTAGCTAAAGCTTTTGATATGATAGAATGAAACTTTATTCATATGGCTTTGTTACGTAAAGGGCTACATGGTCATTTCATAAAATTGATATATGAATGCATCTCCACTGCCTCTTTTGTTGTCAACATTAATGAACAACCATTTGGCAACTTCAAAGTATCATGAGATATCCATCAAGGTTATCCTTTATCGTTGTTTCTCTCTGTTCGTGTGGTTAATGAATTGTCTCGCTTTCCTTGCAAGAAGCTTAAATGACAGTCATTTTAGCGGTATTCAATTGGGTCCTTCTTGTCCCCCTATTCACCTGTTGTTGTTTGCAGATGACTTGGTAATTTGTGGCAAAGCAGATAACAACGATGCTGCTATTGCTCAAATTGTTAATCAACTTTACAACATTTCAAGCCAATCTCCTAATTGGGGAAAGTCTGCTATTTTATTTAGCAAACATACTAATAATCCTCATAAATCTTCAATTGAATCCATCTTTCCTGCCCATGGTATGAATTCCAGCACCCTTCATTTAGGTTACTCTTATTCTTCCAAGTAATAGAAGATCTGCGGCCTATGAGTTTCTGATCGACAAGTCGAAGGCTAAGTTAACAAGTTACAATGCAAATAGATTATCTCATGCTTGCGGGCTAACCTTAATAAAATATGTTTTTTTCTTTAATTCCATTCTACCACATGCCTTCTATGCTTCTAAGAAAAAGTATTTTAACCAAGCTCACCTCTACTGTTTGTAAATTTTGGTGGACACAAATTCAAGAAGATAATGCTTCTAGGCCCCTTTATTTTAGGGCCTGGGAAGAATTCTGCAAACAATTTAGTGAAGGAGGTTTGGGTATTAGAGACATTTCCTTGATGAACATAGCTTTAATTGCTATGGCTATTTGGCGACTTATCAAAGAACCTACGGAGAGCTATTTGCCTTGTTACCTGTCAACCCAAACAAGTATGGAAGAACAAATATTTGGTTCCTAGAGTAAAAACTTTTGCCTGGCGTCTTATTCGCAAGGCTATATCTTCTGGGTTGTGAGCTTCCAGGTTCTCCACTCATATAAAAAAGGAGTGTGTGTTTTTTTGCGGGTAAAAAAGGAGTGTTACAGGTGTGGTATGCCTGAAACAGATTCTCATATTTTTCTTCCTCAGTTTAGTTGCTAGAGTTATCTGCTTCAAGTGGGGGATTAAAACAGATGCTTTTGATCATAATGCTTACCCCCTCTGCTATAATTCAATCTCTCTTATCCTTCTCCCACCCTGAGTGTTCTTTAGATAAGATCAACGCTCTTCTTTGGAACATTTGGAAAACTCGCAATGATATTCTCTTTAACAAAAAAAAAATCTGGACTCCTCGGGAGTGTGGCTGAAATTGCCTTCTTCTGACCACTCTATCTTTGTTTGCTCCACGCTTTGGGTTGGACTGAAGTCTCATTTCTCCCGGATTGCAAAGTTTTGGCGGAGGCGGTTGAAGCTAATGACCTGTTGGCCAAGCCTGGACACTGGAGGTTAATTCCAGCAAATTTCTTTCATGTTGCTTCCTCTCTGAATTCCTTCAAGATCTCTCACATTCCTAGAACTTTGAATCTGGTAGCTCATTCTCTTGCCAAGAGAGCTTGTAGGCATCGCTCTACCTCCTCTGTTGTAGTTTCAGATGCAGTGAAGCTTCATGTAAAACTAAAATGCCTCTTGAAGCCATGACTCTCCCTACTGGGAGACTTCTGTCTGTACATAGCTTTGGATGTTAATGAATAATCTAGCCCTCTTTGGAGGGCCACAGTTTGcaacacacacaaaaaaacatgGGAGAACTCGTACAAACCAACACAAAATTGTCTGCTTTGCTAGTTTGCATCCTATACCTGTTTCAAAATTGTTAGGAAACAAAAAAAACCTAATATGTTTGGGGGCATATAAATTTTAAAAACATAATGGAAACCACATGCAAATAAAGTTACAAACTATTGTATCCAAACATTAGAGCAGAACCGGCATGTATCTTACAAATATCCTCTCTAAATTCCGCCTTTCTAACTATTGAGCAGAACCGGCATGGCGCTACAAGTTCAGCAGATGTACAATCTTACATTCACACAAAGTTTACAACACTTGTCATCCAATGAACCACAGGGTTTAGCGAGTGCAAAAGCTGTTAGAAATAGTAAGTATCCCTCAGTTGCTTTCGGTGAGTGTGCATCATCAGCATATAGGTCGTGCTTCTGGAGTAATGACCAGTGAAACATTTGAGGATATTTCTAGATCTTCGCAAGCCCAGCTTCTTTGCCTAATTTCGGGTTCACCCTGAATGGGATTGGCAGAACAGAGCTAGGTTTTCTCCATGCTTCTGTAGTTTCAACTGTCAATCCTTTTTTTTTTCAAGCCAGGACCAGTTTGAACCGCCTTTGCAATACATATTTACAGAAACTTTATGGCTTTAGTTCAGCTGCCTGACTATTGCCATTGCTCATGTGATCCTTTACATAGGTTCGAAGGCATCCGTTGATTACCCGAGGAGCACCTCCATCACAAAACCGCTTTGCCAGATCTACCGCCTGAACAATAATGAACAAGGGGGCACATATATTCAATGCTTGTATGCCAAAACCATAGATATGAAGAACAGGCAGAGAAAATAATAACCTCATTAATTGCAACTTTGTGAGGAGTTCCTTTCGATGTCATCTCTGCCATGGCAATATGAAGAATGCAAAGTTCTAGGATCCTTGCAACAGGTTCATCCTGCCAATGAAAATGTTCAATGAATGAGCAAAAGAATATTGATGCAACTTAGTAAGCAAACCAGAGTGCAAAATACGAATGGGTAAATTAGTAACTGAGCCGGTGATAAATCACAGGCAGAAGTTCAGCAAGCAAGCCATTATTTCACATAAAGTAAGTGAGCTGGTGAGCTTTAGGAGCGAGTCAAATCTTCTTTTGCTGGCAACAGTTCAGATATTTCAAGAAAGTAGTAGCACCAAAATTCATGCCACACACGTCAGCTTCCTATTGATTACTGAATCACTCGCCCATTCTTGGGACTGAAACAAAAACACATCATGCCCAATTTTGTAAGACAAAATTGAGAGACCCTACTCCAACACACTGAATAGGTAAaggcaaacaaatgatcctaaaTAACCATCCAGTTTCACTCACTACTGGTATTTGTGTCGTGATTTTTCCGTGCACTGAGCCAAAGATATTTGAATTCACAAACTAGTAAACCACGTTTGAACTTGGACGCCTGATAATACATGCCTTTGGACCGAACTTATAAACATATGAGCAACTTGAGGCACACTTGGAGGGATTTGAAGGACCAATATTCAAATTGTGAAACAAGTATCAACCTTCCAATGTTGGGGAATTATTTTGTTGATAACTTCAACATGCTGATCCCATCCGCTGGCAACTGCCACTAACATGTCCCGGGCCAATCTGAGACAGAAAATATCTAATTAGAAAAGGTACTTTTTGTAAGAAACCTGAACAAGCATTACATAGATATTCGACTATATCTAATCATACCGTAACACAAAATTGTTGTACACCAGCCTTGGAGGAGCTGAAAGAACTTCTGCCTCTGAATTACAAGAAAAACAATTAAGCAAAATTATGCTAAATTCTTTCCAAAAGAACTAAACACTACTGGAGCAACTTGTACAGAAAGCTCCTCCAAATACTCCGTTcttttcagttttttttaaacaTAAGTGTTTACACCACAGTTAACACGAGCTATATTCATGTCTACAGGATATACTGAAGCCGAACTGGTATTGACCAGATCATTAAATTAGAAGGATAAAAGGACAGACCAGGTGCATAGAAGCTCCCACACAAGGTGGGGTCTGGGGAGGGATTACAGGAACCTAGTCTTACCCCTGCAAAGTGCAATGCAGAGAGGCTGGTTCGAACCCAGGACCTCTTGGCACAAGTGCGGAGGACTTCACCACTGCGCCAGGCCTGCCCTCATTAAATTAGAAGGATGAAATAAGAAATTTGTTAACTACTACAGTTTTGCGTAGCTTTTACTGTACTTGCTATACTAACAAGACCAACAATTTTAGGTTGATCTCGGTTCAAAATATTAAATCAAGCTGAGTTCAGCAATGATCATCCATGCTTAAGACTGAGACACTTACCCATGTATAAACAAAACATAACCAAAATGTAATTGCATAATCGAGACAAAGTGGAGGTTACATATTGCCGTCCAAGCAGGAGAAAAATACTTGGCATGACAAAAAATGGAACGCTGTCCAGACAGCCAGATAAGGGCGATGCCTAGATGATATTGCTTTTATATTTTATCACTGAACTTTGAAGGAATTGCACTGCAAAATTCAGATTAAGGCAAGCTTTTAGGGTATGCACACTTTTTAGGTATCTTAAGGCACGATCCAATCTTTCTTCAAGCTTCAACtttcaatgcagaaaattcacGCCAGCAGCAACTTGATTTTTTTCATAATTTCCTTCTTGTTTCGTGTATGCGCGCATTATTATACCCTTATCCTAGTAGACATGATTAAAGCATGATGAAAAGCACATGACATATCCTTATCCTAGTAGGACATAAAAGGAACAGTCTTCCAATGCTAACATCGAATTTGCAGCAGTGATCAAGTTCTCTGAAGAGTTCACAAGATCAGGATTTGTGGTAATATATACAGGTTTTGCCCTTTGCGTGTTGATGCAGTGGTTCATTTGCGATAGCTTAAACCCTCCCAATGCACAAGCATTTTTTTTACAAATAATTACACAGCTGACCACAACGTGAGCAAGTCGCATAACGTTCCATATTCCCAATTTACATTCAGCAAGTTGCAGCTCCAGTTTCAATCAGACTAGCATTTCAAAGGTCAAGTTGCATGGTCATAGTCATTACCGTTTGCCGAATCCTTCTCATTCTGACTCATGAGCTtctcggcctcctcctccgtcgCAACCTCCAGAGGCCCCCCACAGAAGCTCATGAAATTGTAACTCTGCACGCACGCCTTGTTGAAAACATACCCAGGCTCTGCAAAAAGTTCAGAATTTAGGACAGATAGCAAAAATCCACAGTGGAGAGAAATGAGCTAGGAATCCGAGCAGCTGGACACACACGGACTATAGCAGCAGAGATTAAGGGGCGGGCTACCTCTTCTCGCGGCCACCCGGCGGTCGAAGTGCCGCACCACGTCGGCGCCCTCCAGGCACGCCGCGTAGGAGACCATCCTGCAACAACGGCGGCAGGCAGCGTCCATCGAACCCATGAGCACCGCAAACCAGACCATGAACCGAGGGAGAAAGCTGGGTTAGCTAGGGAAGGGGCACACTCACAGCGCGAGCTCGCGCGCGGCGCGGGGGCTGCAGAAGCGGCCGGAGCGATCGACCTTGGCGTGCCCCGGAGCGGGGGCGGGCGTGGGCGGCGGGCTGGACACGACCAGCGGCGTGCGGGAGGAGGCGACGGTCCGGGCCGGCGGCAGCGGCGCACGGGCGCTGAGGAGGCCGCGGCGGTGGGTTCTGGGTGCCACGGAATaggaagacgaggaggaggaggaggaggaggagaaggtggAGACGGCAGCCGGCGCCACCATTCTGTACGGCCCGGCGGTGGCCGGCgagagaggaggggagggggaggggagccGGCGAGAGGTGGTGGAGCTGGAAATGGAGGAGGCAGGGGATAGCGAGGGGATAAGGTGGGGGTTTTGCCGGGTGATCTGCATGGGCCGCTTGGGCCAGGAAGGACCCCTGGGTCGGAAGATTTAAGCCAAACGGCCCAATAGTGCACCCTCTGAGCTCATCTCTCTAAAAAAAACATCAATGATCCTGTCCAATTGCAGCCTATTTACCGAACTCTTTGGAGTATTTCTTCGAGCAGAAATTGATACCACGAAGAAGGTGTTTTCAAGAGCTAGTTGCAATGGTGTTTTCATCATTATTCAGATGTCTATAAATAAGACACTCCATCAGTAGTCACACAAATTAAAGCAAAAAATCCCGTTGAATCTTGAGTGGTAATACATCAAAATTCAGCTACAAGTTTACAAAGGAGGAGCTACAAAGTCAGAGAGAAAATTCTGTACATCAAGAATTAGAAGGGGCTACAACTTCACACTCTAGAATCAGATACTACTACCTAGACAGAATTTACATGAAAATTGCAGCACGCTTTTGCTGGACGGGCTCCCTACATACACATACAAGATACGACCCACCAATCGCACAACATCGGCAACGGAACTAAGGCATTATGCCAATTTACATGAAAACCTCGGCGTCACCGTGGCTATTTCGCTGAGGGATAGGAACGGGAGGGGATAAGCCAATACTCAAAAAACCTGACAACATTACTAGGAAGGAGGGAGACTTTGTGCTAATTTGTGTTTAAGTTGCTGGTGGGAGCTCTTGCTTTGAGCAGATGTCGTTTGCTACAGATCCAACGGGGTGGGATCAAAGTTTCCAGATTTTCACTGGAATCAAGTTTTCACTTGATACGTTTTAGTCTATATGTGTTTGCCAATCTATTAAAACATCATGTCTAGACTAGTGCTGCACAAGTGCTACCAACAGCCACAGCTACAAATTTACAATGGATCATGCAGTTAAAATGTCGTATGTAATTCTAGCATATATGCACACCATATTTGCCAAGCTATTAAAATTGGCTGATTCGCGGATTGCAACTAGTCCCTATTGTCATTCGACAGGGAGTTGACATCCGGGGTCACGATGGCATGCCGCTTCTCGGACTCCCCAAGTTGGCAGCAATGTTTCCTTCTAGTGTTCATCGCCACCTCTTGCTGTTGTATCCCACATTCTATGCCTGGGCTCACTTGCAACACAAGAACCCAAGCGGTAAGCATGGCCACACATGTAGATATCTTGCTGGCATACTTGACCTATTCCCATGTGTTGTGATGTGCGTATGGTAATATGATCGTTCAAATGATTGTAACTTGCCAGGAATAGTCGCCATTGCATCCTTACATTTTCAGTTTGTACTTGTTTGAAAAATCAACAGCTGGTGTATTATCTTGGATGATTCACTGCCACTAAAATAATATTTAACTATCCTTTTGATACTTCATTCGATGAAAAATTAACATCCGGTGTATTTTCTTAAACTATGCAATATTCAACTAACTGGTATAACAACCTCCAGCCTTCCACTGGATAGCTTGTGGAGCTTGCATTGGTTGTAATATCTACTTCTACAttatgctgctgggtgccaatgATTCTTCTCTTTGCTTTTGGTTTGGTTGGTAAACTGTGTGCCTTTTGCGCTATCTCTGATAGTGGAACCTGGAGCAAATTATTGTTGTTGCGTCACATGGAAGAAAAAAACACTTTTAGCCTAAAAATGAGCGAAATCATCAGAACATTTTTTTCTTGACCGTATGTCTTGACCATGACATAAAGAAGTTTATGTCTTTCTTATAACACTTTTTTTAACCCCAAAACACCCTTGATATgctcttttttctatttttcaaGGCGTGGGAGCAATTTGTTGGATgcctgaaagcacaagtgctccctgggtgattttggtaattaatgacaacatatctcttgttggactaatgttttcaGATAGTAtgcttcagataagttcaacaatggagtggcatggactagaggatgtggaacccctttaAGATGATGAGGACAaatgattggctcaagctcaaagctctggactctacattttctattttagtgatccaagatcacattgagtccataggaaagccaatactattaaaaggggatgagatgttgcttaatggcttgcttactcaaagtgcttagtgatatgctccaaagccctcaaccactttcccacatccacatttgtcccaaaccaaaagacaaactcggccctaccgaaactttctatccggcgccaccgatcAGTTCTGTTGACACAGCCACTGCCAGAAACACTAACCAATTCGGTtccaccgatgggatctcggtctcatcgagatgggcttgcaaactctttgttgcctattacaataatttcggtcccaccaaaatatgcaatcggtctcaccgagtttgcttggccaactctctgtttcacttattacccaaatcggtcccaccgagtttgtgtaatcgatcaaaccgagatgaggcttcaccctaaccctagcacatcggtcctaccgggttgatcatatcggtcccaccgaaactcctaacggtcacattataaACTAAATCGGTCAGAATGAGTtttttgattcggtcccaccgagtttggcaaattgtgtgtagcCGTTAGaatttgtgtggaggctatatatacccctccacccactcttcattcggagagatagccatcagaacgtgcctacacttcagcattcattttctgatagagaaccacctactcatgcgttgagaccaagatattccatttcaaccatttgaatcttgatctctagccttccccaagttgctttccactcaaatcatctttccacaaaatccaaatatgtgagagagagttgagtgttggggagactatcatttgaagcacaagagcaaggagttcatcatcaacacaccgtctattaccttttggagagtggtgtctcatAGATTAGTTAGGTGTCatttgggagcctccgtcaagattgtggagttgaaccaaggagtttgtacgggcaaggagatcgcctacttcatgaagatctaccctagtgaggcaagtccttcgtgggtgatggccatggtgggatagacaaggttgcttcttcgtggacccttcatgggtggagccctccgtggactcgcgcaactgttacccttcgtgggttgaagtctccatcaacgtggatgtacggtagcaccacctatcggaaccacgccaaaaatcttcgtgtctccaattgcgtttgcaaactcaaatcccatccctttacattcttgcaaagtttcatgctttactttccgctacccatatactcttgtcatgcttgcttgatatgtattgtgaatgtttaaacatGTGTTAATACTCCACTCAActtgaagaaattaaaaactgccaCTTTTCTTTGCTAAGTGTCTATtaacccccctctagacacctcttctcgatccctttcaattggcatcagagctttggtctccattgctttggtttaatcaccattggaggaatatggatgagtctacgttggggagtcttagacatagagtgcctattcttgatggagagtacttTCACGAGTGGAAAAAtcagatgcttgagattttcaatgaatatcatttgaacaagtacattgctagcccttgtgcacctcatgttgatcctttgcatcctacccttcatgagtctattgacatgatccgtaatcttagaactgtcaatttaatcactagaggattgcctagaaacttgcttgctagcgtgcctgctcttgattgtgcctacaccatatggagatttcttgaggaacgatttccaaactattccttgaaaaacttagatgagattcttcataagtatattgccttgagtaagatgagttccaatgatcccaaatttggtgattgtttatttgagcttactaatcttacgagtaccaaaggagatgttggaatcattagcaatatcatttctgAAGTCATTAGAATTCATAGAGATGAACATTGTTACGATCACACTTCTAATGAATCACTttctctaggaattgatccacCACATGACGATGTtaaacatggatactatgatgaggataatgatagtgactatgatcttgatgatgcgatgagacactttggtcttatggctaatcttcgcgactacatggctggaggaaaggaatgggttcttgatagtgggtgtaccgaTCATATGACCAGAGAcaaagatatgtttcgtgagcttgctgaaaacgacggccctcgaaagtatgtcacctttggtgataactcaaagggtaaggtggttggccttggtaaggtggccatctcacatgatagctctatacaaaatgttatgctcgttgaatctcttggttacaatttactttccgtatctagacttgctgactttggtttcaatgtcctatttactgaagtagattggcaagtgtttcgtagagataatcataaaatggtctttaccggtacacgtagaggtgatctatatattgttgatttcactagaaaggctcaacctagaacttgcctaattgctaaatcctcgaaaggttggttgtggcatagaaggttaggtcatgtgggcatgcgaaatcttgataatcttattaaaggtgatcatatccttggagtaaaaggtgttatatttgacaaggatagactttgtagtgcttgtcaagcaggaaaacaagttggaggaagtcaccccgtgaagaacattatgaccacgagaagatcgctcgagctacttcatatggatctctttggtcccaatgcctacaagagtctcggtggtaactcatttggtctagttatagttgatgatttttcaagatttacgtgggtgttctttctttaTGATAAATcccaggtccaaaagatcttcaagaacttcgctaggaaggcccaaaatcaatttgaagtgaagatcaagaaggttcgcagcgacaacggaacggagttcaagaatgcaaatgtggatacctttcttgacgaagaagggatttcacatgagttctcggctacgtacacacctcaacaaaatggattTGTTGATAGGAAGAACCGAACCCATATTGAGATGGCTAGAACGATgtttgatgagtacaagactccaaaacacttttgggcggaagcggttgagacagtcTGTCATGCAACAagtcgcttgtatcttcacaagctgctcggcaagacggcatacgagcttctcgccggtaacaaacc encodes:
- the LOC125550205 gene encoding transcription antitermination protein NusB, yielding MVAPAAVSTFSSSSSSSSSSYSVAPRTHRRGLLSARAPLPPARTVASSRTPLVVSSPPPTPAPAPGHAKVDRSGRFCSPRAARELALMVSYAACLEGADVVRHFDRRVAARREPGYVFNKACVQSYNFMSFCGGPLEVATEEEAEKLMSQNEKDSANEAEVLSAPPRLVYNNFVLRLARDMLVAVASGWDQHVEVINKIIPQHWKDEPVARILELCILHIAMAEMTSKGTPHKVAINEAVDLAKRFCDGGAPRVINGCLRTYVKDHMSNGNSQAAELKP